The Cellulosilyticum sp. I15G10I2 genome has a segment encoding these proteins:
- a CDS encoding LPXTG cell wall anchor domain-containing protein, which produces MKRKKSKLIGLALIISAILLQVAYAATVTGVARDENYEIKLHCEVGEKSEYLNVTVKADESKGGVMLVGAGNLYPGAFFVIDSVIENLGGSIKLESVEIKPTGEGNQELYRNLIFYDEKDNEITVDQYKSYLVQQHADGIIGRDETKKFRLKIGLSPEVTELENESTEFLIEIKYVQAVIDTGGGTGDNENPNSGGPETPGNTTGPDDTTIPDEIIPAGPTAVELIDEDIPGGDTDIDLVDETIPGGPAKLPKTGGVGALLVYALGLTMLGGGVSLYRKGKKEE; this is translated from the coding sequence GGTCTCGCACTAATCATATCTGCTATTTTACTACAAGTAGCCTATGCTGCAACGGTCACTGGAGTAGCAAGAGATGAAAATTACGAAATAAAATTGCATTGTGAAGTTGGAGAGAAATCTGAGTATTTAAATGTTACTGTAAAAGCGGATGAATCAAAGGGTGGCGTAATGCTAGTAGGGGCTGGCAATTTGTATCCTGGGGCTTTTTTTGTAATTGATTCAGTGATTGAAAATCTAGGAGGATCTATTAAGCTTGAATCTGTAGAAATAAAACCTACTGGTGAAGGAAATCAGGAGCTTTACAGGAATTTAATCTTTTATGATGAAAAAGACAATGAGATCACTGTGGATCAATATAAAAGTTATTTGGTTCAGCAACATGCAGATGGTATAATTGGAAGAGATGAAACGAAAAAATTCAGACTTAAAATTGGACTTTCTCCAGAAGTAACGGAGCTTGAAAATGAATCAACAGAGTTTTTAATTGAGATTAAATATGTGCAGGCTGTTATTGATACTGGCGGGGGTACAGGAGATAACGAAAATCCTAACAGCGGCGGACCAGAGACACCAGGAAATACTACAGGGCCAGATGATACGACAATACCAGATGAGATTATCCCAGCAGGACCAACAGCAGTTGAGCTCATCGATGAAGATATACCTGGTGGAGATACAGATATTGACCTTGTAGATGAAACTATTCCAGGAGGTCCAGCTAAGCTGCCAAAAACAGGAGGTGTAGGGGCACTGCTTGTTTATGCATTAGGTTTAACAATGTTAGGTGGCGGAGTTAGTCTGTATAGAAAAGGGAAAAAAGAAGAATAA
- a CDS encoding DUF5305 family protein produces the protein MKIKKVRINKVFRIGMIAAAGLLSIGAVFLIIKEYQAEHVREERETIYEYSMKSKVNYKVHVKPNILYEEEQLGEEQMYLTEFVDYISADFTSDFTGSDNIDIDGKYAIAAEVRGYTTKNDEKQIIWRKDFELVPEQRFKRSADKNSIKKEIQVNFPEYNQFAQSVLEASKVNLSVELVVKLLGSQTLDIPKGPLKDELQTSIIIPLNNGYFNITKEGETEKSDIVEEVTKIPVDINRRWIGICGGLVGAGILGIILMILFTAPLNAEDLRKKKIKKILNEHGSRMVIVDHIKITEDLEVYHVKTIDDLIKIADEIEKPVFYEQRDEIMEITKFYVKEQGILYIYEIEEEITLVLQEVFEEVKEEVKEDIIA, from the coding sequence ATGAAGATTAAAAAAGTAAGAATAAATAAGGTTTTTAGAATAGGTATGATAGCAGCTGCTGGGCTGCTGAGTATAGGGGCTGTGTTTTTAATCATTAAAGAATATCAAGCTGAACATGTGAGGGAAGAAAGAGAGACAATCTATGAATATAGTATGAAATCAAAGGTGAATTATAAAGTACATGTCAAACCTAATATCTTATATGAAGAAGAACAATTAGGGGAAGAACAAATGTATTTAACAGAATTTGTAGACTACATAAGCGCTGATTTTACAAGTGATTTTACAGGGAGCGACAATATAGATATAGACGGGAAATACGCTATTGCTGCTGAGGTGAGAGGCTACACGACAAAAAATGATGAAAAGCAGATCATATGGCGTAAAGACTTTGAACTTGTACCTGAACAAAGATTTAAGCGTTCAGCAGATAAGAATAGTATCAAAAAAGAAATACAAGTTAATTTCCCTGAATATAACCAGTTTGCACAATCTGTCTTAGAAGCTTCAAAAGTAAATCTTAGTGTAGAGCTTGTAGTAAAGCTCTTAGGTAGTCAAACGCTGGATATTCCTAAGGGACCATTGAAAGATGAGTTGCAGACATCGATTATCATTCCTTTAAATAACGGGTATTTCAATATCACAAAAGAAGGGGAAACAGAGAAAAGTGATATCGTAGAGGAAGTTACAAAAATCCCGGTGGATATTAATAGAAGATGGATCGGTATATGTGGGGGACTAGTGGGAGCTGGAATACTCGGTATAATCCTTATGATACTCTTTACAGCACCGCTTAATGCAGAAGATTTAAGAAAGAAGAAGATTAAGAAAATACTTAATGAACATGGCAGTCGTATGGTGATAGTAGACCATATTAAAATAACAGAAGACTTAGAGGTTTATCATGTAAAAACCATAGATGATCTGATTAAAATAGCAGATGAAATAGAAAAGCCTGTTTTCTATGAGCAGCGAGATGAAATAATGGAGATCACTAAGTTCTATGTTAAAGAACAAGGCATACTTTATATTTATGAAATAGAAGAAGAGATAACGCTGGTATTACAAGAAGTGTTTGAAGAAGTTAAAGAAGAGGTTAAAGAAGATATTATTGCATAA
- a CDS encoding class D sortase, with translation MRKKIGKLMMILGIGIILIPIIGSVYTYYEGKKLYEAYLQDLQQNSIPPGIVENTDVQQQVIQPEEGNSEDAKEQTYDKEEGEIIGRIKIPKIKVDLLLIEGVSKKALELGAGHMKGTAFPGNSGNCAIAGHRNYTFGQIFNRLNEVELEDEIILEVEEKSYFYKVKDIILVRPEEVSILEPSPDKKEVTLITCHPVYRATHRLIVKGELVE, from the coding sequence ATGAGAAAAAAAATAGGCAAATTAATGATGATCTTAGGAATAGGGATTATACTTATTCCTATTATAGGATCAGTTTATACATATTATGAAGGAAAGAAACTCTATGAGGCGTATTTGCAAGACTTACAACAGAACAGCATACCACCGGGAATAGTAGAAAATACAGATGTGCAGCAACAAGTGATACAACCAGAAGAGGGAAATTCAGAAGATGCTAAAGAACAAACCTATGATAAAGAAGAGGGAGAGATCATAGGAAGAATAAAAATCCCTAAAATAAAAGTTGACCTGCTCTTAATAGAAGGAGTAAGCAAAAAAGCACTGGAGCTCGGCGCAGGACATATGAAAGGCACAGCATTTCCAGGAAATAGTGGAAATTGTGCTATTGCAGGACATAGAAATTATACATTTGGTCAAATATTTAATAGATTAAATGAAGTTGAGTTAGAGGACGAGATCATACTAGAGGTAGAAGAAAAAAGTTACTTTTATAAAGTAAAAGACATTATCCTCGTAAGGCCAGAAGAGGTATCTATCCTTGAACCATCCCCAGATAAAAAAGAAGTGACGCTTATCACATGCCACCCAGTCTACAGAGCAACCCACAGACTTATTGTTAAGGGAGAACTTGTAGAGTAG
- a CDS encoding transglutaminase-like domain-containing protein, giving the protein MKHKRLIQLSIIIGLLAGFYINSYGAQIEYFNQDDVSRGVIHITYKGTASKKVKVMIEKGDKKYTYDINAGGKTESFPLQLGNGTYKVKILENTTGTSYRIVASQNVEVKLQEDNIVFLNAIQNINWSVDMQAVKNAVELTKKTKDLQEKAKLLYSHMVDQYVYDYNKLAKLPSTYLPVIDTTFLQKKGICYDFSSLYAAMLRSQGIPSKLIKGYTPNAEGYHAWNEVYDSSKKEWLIIDTTYDLQVIKSKPKVKMIKSEKEYQKVNEY; this is encoded by the coding sequence ATGAAGCATAAGAGACTTATTCAACTAAGTATAATAATAGGTTTGTTGGCAGGTTTTTATATAAATAGCTACGGCGCTCAAATAGAATATTTTAATCAGGATGATGTCTCGCGAGGTGTCATACATATCACCTATAAAGGGACAGCATCTAAAAAAGTGAAAGTGATGATAGAAAAAGGTGACAAGAAATATACTTATGACATTAATGCTGGGGGAAAAACAGAAAGTTTTCCGCTGCAGTTAGGAAATGGGACCTATAAAGTAAAGATTTTAGAAAATACAACGGGTACCTCTTATCGCATTGTTGCTTCTCAAAACGTAGAGGTTAAACTTCAAGAAGATAATATTGTTTTTCTAAATGCCATTCAAAACATTAACTGGTCAGTAGATATGCAGGCTGTTAAAAATGCAGTAGAGCTTACAAAAAAGACAAAAGACTTACAGGAGAAGGCAAAGCTGCTCTATAGCCATATGGTAGATCAGTATGTGTATGATTATAATAAACTTGCCAAGTTGCCATCCACCTATTTGCCTGTCATTGATACTACTTTTTTACAAAAGAAAGGCATTTGTTATGATTTCTCTTCCCTTTATGCAGCGATGCTACGCAGCCAAGGGATTCCGTCGAAACTGATTAAAGGCTATACGCCAAATGCAGAAGGCTATCATGCGTGGAATGAAGTCTATGACAGCAGTAAGAAAGAGTGGCTAATTATTGATACTACTTATGATCTTCAGGTTATTAAAAGCAAACCGAAAGTGAAGATGATCAAGTCTGAAAAAGAATATCAGAAAGTTAATGAATATTAA